AATCGTCACGCCGGGGCGTGGACGGTGATCCGCGCCCCGGGGCTGAACTTCTCCGGCAGCGCCGCGAGTTCGGCCCCGTCGCACCGCACCGCTCCGCCCGTGTCCGGGTGATGGGCGGCCGGTCTCAGAGTGCGGCGGGAAGCGTCTTCCACAGGTGCGACCGGTCGGGGGCGGCCTTGAGGACGCTCAGCACGACCGGGTGAGGTGCGGCGTACAGGACCGGATGGTCGAGCTCATCGAACTCGGGGTCGGGCGTGAAGGCCAGCCGCTCGCCGTCCAGGGAGAACTGGGCGTCCACGCCCGGCTTGTTGCCTCGAGGGTCCTGCCGGTGCCAGGCGCCGTTGAACCGCACGGCGACGAGCCCGTGCACCTCGTCGAACTTCTGGTAGCAGAACGCCGTCGGGATGTCCTCGGCCCGCAGCAGCGCGGCCAGGGCGTGGGCCTTCGCGTAGCAGATGCCGGTGCGCCGCTCCAGCACGTCGGAGGCACGCCAGGTGACCCGAAGATCGCCGGAGTCCTGCGAGTGCGGAATGGTGTCGCGCACGAATTCGAAGGCCGCCCGCGCATAGGCATACGAATCGACGACACCTTTGGCCAGCCGCGCGGCCGTCTCCCGCACGAGCGGATGATGATGGTCGATGACCTCGTCGGCGGCCAAGTACGCGGACAGGTCGGCGGTGTTCTGGATCAGCTCCATGCCCGGAGAGCATAGGAATGCGGTCACCCGAGAGTCAATGACTTTTCAGGTGACCGCATATCTATGCATACGCTGGCGCTCGGGCTACGCGTGCGCCATCTCCTCCTTGAGCGCCGCCACGAAACCGTCGACGTCGTCCTCGGTCGTGTCGAAGGAGCACATCCAGCGGACGTCGCCCGCCGCCTCGTCCCAGAAGTAGAAGCGGTAGCGCTTCTGGAGCCGCTCGCTCACGTCGTGCGGGAGACGCGCGAAGACGGCGTTGGCCTGGACCGGGTGGAGGATCTCCACGCCGTGCACCGCGCGCACGCCCTCGGCCAGCCGCTGGGCCATCTGGTTGGAGTGGCGGGCGTTGCGCAGCCACAGGTCCTTGGCGAGCAGCGCCTCCAACTGCACGGAGACGAAGCGCATCTTGGAGGCGAGCTGCATGGACAGCTTGCGCAGGTGCTTCATGTGACTGACCGCGTCCTGGTTGAGGACGACGACGGCCTCGCCGTACAGCGCGCCGTTCTTCGTCCCGCCGAGGCTCAGGAGGTCGACGCCGACCGCGTTGGTGAACGTCCGCATGGGGACGTCCAGGGAGGCGGCCGCATTGGCTATCCGGGACCCGTCCAGGTGCACCTTCATGCCGTGCGCGTGGGCGTGGTCGCAGATCGCGCGGATCTCGTCGGGCGTGTAGAGGGTGCCCAGTTCGGTGCTCTGGGTGATCGAGACGACCTGCGGCATCGCACGGTGCTCGTCGTCCCAGCCGTAGGCCTGACGGTCGATCAGCTCGGGGGTGAGTTTGCCGTCGGACGTGGGCACGGTGAGCAGCTTGAGGCCGCCCATGCGCTCGGGGGCGCCGCCCTCGTCGACGTTGATGTGCGCGCTCTCCGCGCAGATCACCGCGCCCCAGCGGTCGGTGACCGCCTGGAGCGCGACCACGTTCGCGCCGGTCCCGTTGAACACCGGGAAGGCCTCGGCGGTGGCGCCGAAGTGGCTGCGGATGATCTGCTGGAGGTTCGCCGTGTAGTCGTCCTCGCCGTACGCGACCTGGTGCCCGCCGTTGGCCAGGGCCACGGCGGCGAGCACCTCGGGGTGGGCTCCCGCGTAGTTGTCGCTGGCGAAGCCGCGGACGGCCGGGTCGTGGTGACGCCGGGCGTCGGTCTTCGGAGGGTTCACGGCTTCTCGGTCAGCCACAGACGGTTTCCGTTCACTTCACCGGCGGGCCGCGACCAGACGCCGGCGATGGCCTCGGCCAGATCCTCGACGTCCGTGAAGCCCGCGAACTTCGCGTTCGGGCGCTCGGCGCGCATCGCGTCGTGCACCAGTGCCTTGACCACCAGGATGGCAGCCGCGGACGTCGGGCCCTGCTCGCCCCCTGCCTTGCGGAAGTAGTCGGCCATGGCCAGCGTCCACGCCTCGGCGGCGGCCTTGGCGGCGGAGTAGGCGGCGTTGCCCGCGGTGGGCTTGCTCGCGCCGGCGGCGCTGATCAGGAGGTAGCGGCCACGGTCGCTGCGCTGCAACGCCTCGTGGAACGCGAGGGACGTGTTCTGCACCGTGCGGATGAGCAGCAGCTCCAGGAAGTCCCAGTCGTCGAGGCTCGTCCTGGTGAAGGTCTCGCTGCCCCGCCAGCCGCCGACCAGGTGGACCAGGCCGTCGACATGGCCGAAGTCCTTCTCGATGCGGACGGCCCAGTCGCGGGTCGACTCGAGATCGAGCAGGTCGACCGTGTCGCCCACGACGGTGGCGCCGCCGTGCCCGTAGCGGGCCGCGTCCACGGCCTCCGCGAGCCGCTCGGGATCGTTGTCCGATCCGATGACGGTCGCGCCCGCGTCGGCGAGCCGGGCCAGCGTCGCGCGCCCGGCGGGTCCACCCGCTCCGGCGACCGCGATCACCGCGCCGCTGAGAGGTCCGTTGCCGTTTCCGTGTGCCATCGCCTTCGCCTCCTGAACATCCCCGGTACGAGCGCTCACGCGGCGGCCCGCTCGGCGCTCGTCGCGGTGATGCC
This portion of the Streptomyces mirabilis genome encodes:
- a CDS encoding transglutaminase domain-containing protein; this translates as MELIQNTADLSAYLAADEVIDHHHPLVRETAARLAKGVVDSYAYARAAFEFVRDTIPHSQDSGDLRVTWRASDVLERRTGICYAKAHALAALLRAEDIPTAFCYQKFDEVHGLVAVRFNGAWHRQDPRGNKPGVDAQFSLDGERLAFTPDPEFDELDHPVLYAAPHPVVLSVLKAAPDRSHLWKTLPAAL
- a CDS encoding low specificity L-threonine aldolase, whose protein sequence is MNPPKTDARRHHDPAVRGFASDNYAGAHPEVLAAVALANGGHQVAYGEDDYTANLQQIIRSHFGATAEAFPVFNGTGANVVALQAVTDRWGAVICAESAHINVDEGGAPERMGGLKLLTVPTSDGKLTPELIDRQAYGWDDEHRAMPQVVSITQSTELGTLYTPDEIRAICDHAHAHGMKVHLDGSRIANAAASLDVPMRTFTNAVGVDLLSLGGTKNGALYGEAVVVLNQDAVSHMKHLRKLSMQLASKMRFVSVQLEALLAKDLWLRNARHSNQMAQRLAEGVRAVHGVEILHPVQANAVFARLPHDVSERLQKRYRFYFWDEAAGDVRWMCSFDTTEDDVDGFVAALKEEMAHA
- a CDS encoding SDR family oxidoreductase, with product MAHGNGNGPLSGAVIAVAGAGGPAGRATLARLADAGATVIGSDNDPERLAEAVDAARYGHGGATVVGDTVDLLDLESTRDWAVRIEKDFGHVDGLVHLVGGWRGSETFTRTSLDDWDFLELLLIRTVQNTSLAFHEALQRSDRGRYLLISAAGASKPTAGNAAYSAAKAAAEAWTLAMADYFRKAGGEQGPTSAAAILVVKALVHDAMRAERPNAKFAGFTDVEDLAEAIAGVWSRPAGEVNGNRLWLTEKP